The Candidatus Schekmanbacteria bacterium genome contains a region encoding:
- a CDS encoding Trm112 family protein, with product MALDKELLDILACPQCKGDIHLNESEDGLICDNCKLLYEIKDDIPIMLPEEAKKLE from the coding sequence ATGGCATTAGACAAAGAATTGCTCGATATTCTTGCATGCCCCCAATGCAAGGGAGACATTCATTTGAATGAGTCGGAAGACGGTTTGATATGCGACAATTGTAAGCTTCTCTACGAAATCAAAGACGATATTCCAATTATGCTTCCTGAAGAGGCAAAAAAGCTGGAATAG
- a CDS encoding D-glycero-beta-D-manno-heptose 1-phosphate adenylyltransferase: protein MSKEKIKTLDELKDIVSKLRAEGKTIVLSNGCFDILHVGHIRYLMGAKKEGDILITALNSDSSSEALKGKGRPIIPLNERMEIISAIECVDFVTYFEETNVVNILLALKPDVHAKGTDYTVDTVPERETVKSYGGRIAIVGDEKNHSSTEILESIKKTNQKKLL from the coding sequence ATGTCTAAAGAAAAGATAAAAACCCTTGATGAATTGAAGGATATCGTGTCAAAACTTCGTGCAGAAGGGAAAACCATAGTCCTTTCAAATGGATGTTTTGACATTCTTCATGTAGGCCATATAAGATATCTTATGGGCGCAAAAAAAGAAGGCGATATTCTTATTACCGCCCTCAACAGCGATTCTTCGTCTGAGGCGCTTAAAGGGAAAGGCAGGCCTATAATTCCTTTAAATGAAAGAATGGAAATAATCTCTGCAATAGAGTGTGTTGACTTTGTAACATATTTCGAGGAAACTAATGTAGTAAACATACTTTTAGCCTTGAAACCCGATGTGCATGCAAAAGGGACTGATTATACAGTCGATACAGTGCCTGAAAGAGAAACAGTCAAAAGCTATGGAGGAAGAATTGCAATCGTTGGAGACGAAAAAAACCATTCCTCAACGGAGATTCTTGAAAGCATAAAAAAAACAAATCAAAAGAAATTGTTATAA